A DNA window from Camelina sativa cultivar DH55 chromosome 13, Cs, whole genome shotgun sequence contains the following coding sequences:
- the LOC104736090 gene encoding NHP2-like protein 1 yields MTGEAVNPKAYPLADAQLSITILDLVQQATNYKQLKKGANEATKTLNRGISEFVVMAADAEPLEILLHLPLLAEDKNVPYVFVPSKQALGRACGVTRPVIACSVTSNEASQLKAQIQSLKDAIEKLLI; encoded by the exons ATg ACAGGAGAGGCCGTAAACCCTAAAGCGTATCCGCTTGCAGATGCTCAGTTATCGATAACGATTCTTGATCTTGTTCAACAAGCTACTAACTACAAGCAACTCAAGAAGGGTGCTAACGAAG CTACGAAGACACTTAACCGTGGAATCTCCGAGTTTGTGGTTATGGCTGCAGATGCAGAGCCTTTAgagattcttcttcatctaccCTTACTTGCTGAGGATAAG AATGTTCCGTATGTGTTTGTGCCTTCAAAGCAAGCCTTGGGAAGAGCCTGTGGTGTTACAAGACCAGTCATCGCTTGTTCAGTCACATCAAACGAAGCTAGTCAATTGAAAGCACAGATCCAGTCGCTCAAG GATGCTATTGAGAAGCTTCTGATCTAA
- the LOC109128339 gene encoding uncharacterized protein At3g60930, chloroplastic-like, translated as MAGTSDPSFSPESESGQLIRRTSRRVAQIGESSRSGSEIPSLLTRCSAGASSSRTPLPVRHEDGSDELTQDVLSQEEDRFTPLGISIEDIDPLLDHKGRIGGDKSLSSIKTVNDMLNSCGLFNSNVTIFIPRADQRPWSPPEGYICLYEGYFTECRLLFPIPALISLYAQRRRIAICQFVPGAICNFMAVLTIAAEVGLNIGGQCFEQLSNFKSSNSLHRWEVNMRPAHNFLAGQRVSKFKKWVNHYFYVRVDQYSLVNPLGFHRRVWNENPDRPFCATCLAPDYHPVRNALLSGNNRRWEFITRIRVETAMGKPRTTFPSFASSLGRTAEPAGSRVVESDSLQVIRRETQAAIEADINSPQDRFDADPVQDRTVVDPTRASEEDVDTVDVTKGDTPPLALGNVVPPNDEEDVPQLGAGPKRKKRKHKKKAPQPATNRKRSAENAGLESADRFRLTAARMNTLTQLYDRRVKSDEKSGFELEKVKECAEQIRVASKAKDERIKELESLLAEKDDIIAKSELRIGELNSRALILEEEKSELQGACNELKIKLDFEVKRLRRDRLEKVERTAKKAQTRLNKVKAYLVEQEKIRPLEDLLNQATRVQETVQYLIEKGVVIPEERIAEIDKNKAKAEETLQAIDVLELNENDVVMSPDQLGYRLLHPGTMAPDSVYHPYGSNVESFQADLTGALDSDL; from the exons ATGGCGGGCACTTCGGATCCTTCTTTTTCGCCGGAAAGCGAAAGCGGGCAATTAATTCGTCGCACCTCCAGACGCGTCGCGCAGATCGGAGAATCCAGTAGATCGGGCTCTGAAATCCCATCTCTTCTAACTCGCTGCTCAGCTGGAGCTTCATCATCACGGACTCCTCTACCAGTTCGTCATGAAGACGGGAGTGACGAACTGACTCAAGACGTGTTGTCGCAAGAAGAAGACCGATTCACGCCTTTAGGAATCTCAATCGAAGATATCGATCCTTTGTTAGACCATAAAGGACGAATTGGAGGCGATAAGAGTTTGAGTTCGATCAAAACCGTGAACGACATGCTGAACTCATGCGGTCTATTCAACAGCAACGTCACAATTTTTATTCCTCGAGCCGACCAGCGCCCCTGGAGCCCGCCGGAAGGGTACATATGCTTGTACGAGGGTTATTTTACTGAATGTCGCCTCCTATTCCCAATCCCAGCATTGATATCACTCTACGCCCAAAGACGCAGGATAGCGATCTGCCAATTTGTCCCTGGAGCCATTTGTAACTTCATGGCTGTCCTTACCATAGCAGCCGAAGTCGGACTTAACATTGGAGGTCAATGCTTTGAGCAACTATCCAACTTCAAGTCATCAAACAGTCTGCATCGCTGGGAAGTGAATATGAGACCGGCGCACAATTTCCTTGCTGGTCAAAGAGTTTCCAAATTCAAGAAGTGGGTGAACCACTACTTTTATGTCCGCGTCGATCAGTACTCGCTCGTTAATCCATTGGGTTTCcatcggagagtgtggaatgaaaatcctg ATCGTCCATTTTGCGCAACATGTCTAGCTCCGGACTATCACCCTGTCAGGAACGCTCTACTATCCGGGAACAATCGTCGGTGGGAATTTATTACCCGTATCCGTGTTGAAACAGCAATGGGCAAACCCAGGACAACATTCCCAAGTTTCGCGAGTTCGCTGGGACGAACTGCGGAGCCAGCCGGGTCACGTGTCGTTGAATCCGACAGTCTCCAGGTCATTCGCCGAGAGACCCAGGCTGCCATCGAAGCCGATATCAATTCTCCTCAGGACCGGTTTGATGCTGATCCTGTTCAGGATCGGACCGTCGTCGATCCCACTCGGGCTTCCGAAGAAGACGTCGACACGGTCGATGTTACGAAAGGCGATACCCCTCCTCTAGCTTTAGGGAATGTCGTTCCTCCgaacgatgaagaagatgttccTCAGCTTGGAGCTGgaccaaaaaggaagaagaggaaacacaaaaagaaggCGCCGCAGCCAGCAACAAACCGCAAACGCTCAGCTGAAAATGCCGGACTGGAATCTGCCGACCGATTCCGTCTG ACTGCCGCCAGGATGAATACGCTGACTCAGTTGTACGATAGGCGAGTCAAAAGTGATGAAAAGTCTGGATTCGAGCTTGAAAAGGTGAAGGAATGCGCGGAACAAATCCGAGTTGCCAGCAAAGCTAAGGATGAGAGGATCAAGGAGCTTGAATCTCTTCTCGCTGAAAAGGACGATATCATCGCCAAATCCGAACTAAGGATTGGCGAACTGAATTCCCGAGCGCTTATtctcgaagaagagaaatcCGAACTGCAGGGAGCATGCAACGAGTTGAAAATCAAACTCGACTTTGAAGTTAAAAGACTTCGGCGGGATCGTTTGGAGAAGGTGGAGCGAACAGCGAAGAAAGCGCAGACTCGATTGAATAAGGTCAAGGCTTATTTAGTCGAACAAGAGAAGATTCGCCCCTTGGAAGACCTGTTAAACCAGGCTACCAGGGTGCAGGAAACTGTGCAATATCTGATCGAGAAGGGGGTCGTTATTCCTGAGGAGCGAATCGCGGAGATTGATAAGAACAAGGCCAAAGCCGAGGAAACTCTCCAAGCGATCGACGTCCTCGAACTGAATGAAAACGACGTCGTCATGTCCCCTGATCAGCTGGGCTACAGACTTCTTCACCCTGGAACGATGGCTCCGGACTCCGTCTACCATCCGTATGGCTCCAATGTCGAGAGCTTCCAAGCCGATTTGACCGGTGCTTTGGACTctgatctttaa
- the LOC104736089 gene encoding SPX domain-containing protein 1, with protein MKFGKSLSNQIEQTLPEWQDKFLSYKDLKKRLKLIPSKSSLDRPVKRLRLDPSSSGDDDFSLGMSKEEISFIQLLEDELEKFNNFFVEKEEEYIIRLKEFRDRIAKAKDSMEKMIKIRKEIVDFHGEMVLLENYSALNYTGLVKILKKYDKRTGDLMRLPYIQKVLQQPFYTTDLLYKLVKESEAMLDRFFPVNETESENIIQAELSEHKFMESLHMKSTIAALRVLKEIRSGSSTVSVFSLPPLQLNGLDETWKKIPLMEQEAK; from the exons atgaagtttGGTAAGAGTCTTAGCAACCAGATCGAGCAGACACTTCCTGAATGGCAAGACAAATTCTTGTCTTACAAAGACCTCAAGAAACGCCTCAAACTCATCCCTTCCAAATCCTCCCTTGATCGTCCCGTCAAACGTCTCCGTCTCGATCCTTCCTCCTCCGGAGATGATGATTTCTCCCTCGGTATGTCTAAAGAAGAGATCAGTTTCATCCAGCTCTTAGAAGACGAGCTTGAGAAATTCAACAATTTCTTCgttgagaaagaggaagaatacATCATCAGATTAAAG gagTTTAGAGATAGAATTGCCAAAGCTAAAGATTCAATGGAGAAGATGATTAAAATCAGAAAGGAGATTGTTGATTTCCATGGCGAAATGGTTCTTCTTGAGAATTACAGTGCTCTTAACTACACTG GATTGGTTAAGATACTAAAGAAGTATGACAAAAGAACTGGTGATCTCATGCGCTTGCCTTATATCCAAAAAGTGCTTCAGCAACCTTTTTACACTACAGACTTATTGTACAAGCTTGTTAAAGAATCCGAAGCAATGCTTGATCGGTTCTTCCCTGTTAACGAAACAGAGTCTGAGAATATCATCCAAGCTGAGCTCTCTGAGCACAAGTTCATGGAGAGTCTCCATATGAAGAGCACGATCGCTGCTTTACGTGTTTTGAAGGAGATCAGGAGCGGTAGCTCTACGGTGAGCGTGTTTTCGTTGCCGCCGCTTCAGTTAAACGGGTTAGACGAGACTTGGAAGAAGATTCCGTTGATGGAGCAAGAAGCTAAATAG